Proteins from a single region of Cupriavidus sp. MP-37:
- a CDS encoding FAD-dependent oxidoreductase: MRKLDDSTSRVSRRDFLRAGGAGATATALGVLASDAVAGTAKVSWRHQADVVVAGSGASAAVAALTARSQGASVMMLEKSPVIGGTSAKSAGMFWIANNFRMRAKGMEDAKPDFLAYCIRYSYPHLYNPASATLGVSQSVYDLIGAYYDHGTAMVDLMRSSGALRVGRFHILPESEADDLPDYFEHGAENKAPRGRGLGALKADGTLGFGSELMGQLKARIDQLGIPVLTSHRVTSLVTNASGEVVGVVADSDEGAVAVRAHRGVIFATGGYSYNRELLNLYQTGPVFGGCGVPTCTGDFIAIAAGVGAKLGNMGGAWRAEIVLEEALQYLSVPNDVWQPPGDSMIVVNKYGRRVFNEKRNYHDRARTHHDYDANKAEYPNLLTFMIYDQRAAELYGGNHPLPLQPTGAPYVLSGNTPAELAAAIDARLAALSPHTGGIQLAPTFARELEQTIARFNAFARTGRDADFQRGEFAYDLDYRPIFGMPRKGTRWGDVAGTNPLLYPLQEKGPYYCVILAPGTLDTNGGPVINARAEVLRSDDRPIPGLYGAGNCIASPAHNTYWAGGCTLGSGMTFGYLAGLHASRAAPHAV; this comes from the coding sequence ATGCGTAAACTGGACGACTCGACATCGCGCGTCTCGCGGCGAGACTTTCTTCGCGCCGGCGGCGCGGGTGCGACTGCTACCGCGCTGGGTGTGCTGGCTAGCGACGCCGTTGCGGGCACGGCAAAGGTGTCCTGGCGCCATCAGGCGGACGTCGTGGTGGCCGGCAGCGGAGCTTCCGCTGCCGTAGCCGCGCTGACCGCGCGTAGTCAGGGTGCGAGTGTGATGATGCTGGAGAAATCGCCCGTGATTGGCGGTACTTCTGCCAAATCCGCGGGCATGTTCTGGATTGCCAACAACTTCCGGATGCGGGCAAAAGGCATGGAGGATGCCAAACCGGATTTTCTGGCTTACTGCATCCGGTATTCCTACCCGCATCTCTATAACCCCGCTTCAGCGACGCTCGGTGTCTCGCAATCGGTTTATGACCTGATCGGCGCGTACTACGACCATGGCACGGCCATGGTCGACCTGATGCGGTCGAGCGGTGCGCTGCGAGTCGGCAGGTTCCATATCCTGCCGGAATCGGAAGCGGACGACCTGCCTGACTACTTCGAGCATGGCGCCGAGAACAAGGCTCCGCGGGGGAGGGGCCTGGGCGCGCTGAAGGCGGACGGCACCCTCGGCTTCGGCAGTGAACTGATGGGGCAGCTCAAGGCAAGGATTGACCAGCTTGGCATCCCGGTACTGACCAGCCATCGCGTGACCAGCCTGGTGACCAATGCGAGCGGCGAAGTCGTCGGCGTCGTGGCCGATAGCGACGAGGGGGCGGTTGCCGTGCGTGCCCATCGTGGCGTCATCTTCGCAACCGGCGGGTATTCCTATAACCGGGAATTGTTGAACCTCTATCAGACCGGCCCGGTTTTCGGCGGCTGCGGGGTGCCTACCTGCACCGGAGATTTCATCGCCATCGCCGCCGGCGTGGGCGCCAAGCTCGGCAACATGGGCGGTGCCTGGCGGGCCGAGATCGTGTTGGAAGAAGCGCTGCAGTACCTCAGCGTGCCCAACGACGTCTGGCAGCCGCCAGGCGACAGCATGATTGTCGTCAACAAGTACGGCCGACGCGTGTTCAATGAGAAGCGCAACTACCATGACCGCGCCCGTACGCATCATGACTATGACGCGAACAAGGCGGAGTATCCGAACCTGCTGACGTTCATGATCTATGACCAGCGCGCTGCCGAGCTGTACGGTGGCAACCATCCGTTGCCGTTGCAACCGACCGGTGCGCCCTATGTGCTCTCCGGCAATACGCCGGCCGAACTTGCCGCGGCCATCGACGCACGCCTGGCCGCGTTGTCCCCTCATACCGGTGGCATCCAGCTCGCTCCTACCTTCGCGCGGGAGCTGGAACAAACGATCGCGCGTTTCAATGCCTTCGCACGAACCGGACGCGACGCGGACTTCCAGCGAGGTGAGTTTGCCTACGATCTGGATTACCGCCCGATCTTCGGTATGCCGCGCAAGGGCACGCGTTGGGGCGACGTGGCGGGAACGAACCCGCTGCTGTATCCGTTGCAGGAAAAAGGCCCGTATTACTGTGTCATCCTGGCACCCGGCACACTGGATACCAACGGCGGACCCGTGATCAATGCGCGGGCAGAAGTATTGCGTAGCGACGACCGGCCGATTCCCGGACTTTACGGCGCGGGCAACTGTATTGCGAGCCCCGCGCACAACACGTACTGGGCTGGCGGGTGCACCCTGGGTAGTGGCATGACGTTCGGCTACCTCGCCGGCCTACATGCGAGCCGTGCTGCGCCCCATGCCGTGTGA
- a CDS encoding alpha/beta hydrolase, whose translation MRRSTLEYHYEPGTDPRRPQVLALHGAGADQRQLLLLLARTAPQATIVAPKSGRWSAWTPDGQRYTWYQDLSFPAVEPIGFGDALWQLERFCAERAGEGAGTGSRLPERIDVVGFGQGAVLGLVLAAVWPERFRHVIALGGYWPRIKGWQPAWRAMHQVQVTLFLDPSGPVDRALAETTAEELVRRRASVEVAWFAGANDVQAANLDAQLAARLSRSLS comes from the coding sequence ATGCGCCGCTCCACGCTTGAGTACCACTATGAACCTGGCACGGATCCGCGGCGGCCGCAGGTACTGGCCCTGCATGGGGCCGGCGCCGACCAACGCCAGCTTTTGCTGCTGCTTGCTCGAACTGCTCCACAGGCAACGATCGTCGCGCCGAAGTCCGGACGCTGGTCTGCCTGGACGCCGGACGGACAGCGCTATACCTGGTACCAGGACCTGTCGTTTCCGGCCGTCGAGCCGATCGGCTTTGGCGACGCACTGTGGCAGCTGGAGCGGTTCTGCGCGGAACGAGCCGGCGAAGGGGCCGGCACAGGATCGCGCCTGCCTGAGCGGATCGATGTTGTCGGCTTCGGTCAGGGCGCGGTGCTTGGACTGGTGCTGGCGGCGGTATGGCCGGAACGCTTCAGGCACGTCATCGCGCTGGGCGGATATTGGCCACGCATCAAGGGCTGGCAGCCCGCGTGGCGTGCCATGCATCAGGTACAGGTAACGCTGTTCCTTGATCCGTCCGGCCCCGTTGATCGCGCGCTGGCCGAAACCACTGCCGAAGAGCTTGTGCGGCGCAGGGCATCCGTCGAGGTTGCCTGGTTCGCTGGTGCCAACGACGTGCAGGCGGCAAACCTGGACGCGCAACTGGCGGCGCGGCTGTCGCGCTCGCTCTCATGA
- a CDS encoding nuclear transport factor 2 family protein: MEIRAMTDEQRKAIALEYLKRLDRAQDVLDLFDVHAEVYFPKWGVAAGKDKIRELFSDLIALFDYISHDYTYANVIQQGDKVVVESTTHGRTRAGVEWRAGVTHAGRWCDVFEIRDFKIHRLYIYLDPDYEGADTERYPWLRNRQRA; encoded by the coding sequence ATGGAAATCCGGGCAATGACTGACGAGCAACGCAAGGCTATCGCGCTGGAGTACCTAAAACGGCTCGACCGGGCGCAGGATGTACTAGACCTGTTTGATGTGCACGCGGAAGTGTACTTTCCCAAATGGGGGGTCGCCGCCGGCAAGGACAAGATCCGTGAGCTGTTCTCCGACCTGATTGCACTGTTCGATTACATCAGCCACGACTACACCTACGCCAACGTGATTCAACAAGGCGACAAGGTCGTGGTCGAATCCACCACGCACGGACGCACGCGTGCCGGCGTCGAATGGCGTGCCGGCGTGACCCACGCGGGGCGGTGGTGCGATGTGTTCGAGATTCGCGATTTCAAGATCCACCGGCTGTATATCTACCTGGATCCGGATTACGAAGGGGCCGATACGGAACGGTACCCGTGGCTGCGCAACCGCCAACGCGCCTGA
- a CDS encoding LysR family transcriptional regulator produces the protein MSMPRTTLEQWRVVQAIVEHGSYAQAAEALHRSQSSISYMVARLQEQLGVELFSMEGRKARLTENGAALLARANELLGDAYRLEQLAENLQKGWEAEVRLAVDAALPADLLLSALKAFAQLAPQTRVHITEVVLSGADQALLQRQAGLAIGTRIPTGHFGERLLDIPFVAVAHPAHPLHQLGRELTAEDLSREMQVVLRDSGPANPRDDGWLGATLRWTVSHMEAMRMLVAGGLGFAWLPEHLVTDGARAGALLPLPLREGRIRHVPLFLIHSQPDLSGPATRHLGDVLAKAARTYSAHQGLRTAPRNIG, from the coding sequence ATGAGCATGCCACGGACCACGCTCGAACAATGGCGCGTGGTGCAGGCCATCGTCGAGCACGGCAGCTATGCCCAGGCTGCCGAAGCGCTGCACCGCAGCCAGTCGTCGATCAGCTACATGGTCGCACGCCTGCAGGAGCAACTGGGCGTGGAGCTGTTCTCGATGGAAGGCCGCAAGGCGCGTCTGACCGAGAACGGCGCGGCGCTGCTGGCGCGTGCCAATGAACTGCTGGGCGATGCCTACCGCCTCGAACAGCTCGCCGAAAACCTGCAGAAAGGCTGGGAAGCCGAGGTACGCCTGGCGGTGGACGCCGCCCTGCCCGCGGACCTGCTGTTGTCGGCGCTAAAGGCATTCGCGCAGCTTGCGCCCCAGACGCGCGTGCATATCACTGAAGTGGTGCTGTCTGGCGCTGACCAAGCGTTGTTGCAGCGGCAGGCCGGCCTGGCGATCGGCACCCGCATACCGACCGGACACTTCGGCGAGCGCCTGCTGGACATTCCGTTCGTCGCCGTCGCGCATCCCGCGCATCCGCTGCACCAGCTTGGCCGCGAGCTGACCGCCGAAGACCTGAGCCGCGAAATGCAGGTAGTGCTGCGCGACTCCGGCCCGGCCAATCCGCGCGACGACGGCTGGCTTGGCGCCACACTGCGCTGGACCGTCAGCCATATGGAAGCCATGCGCATGCTGGTGGCGGGCGGCCTTGGCTTTGCCTGGCTGCCGGAGCACCTGGTGACAGATGGCGCGCGCGCCGGCGCGCTGCTCCCCCTGCCACTGCGCGAGGGGCGCATCCGGCACGTGCCGCTTTTCCTGATCCACAGCCAGCCCGACCTCTCGGGTCCCGCCACCCGCCATCTCGGCGACGTCCTGGCCAAGGCGGCCAGAACCTACTCCGCACATCAAGGCCTCCGCACGGCACCGCGCAACATCGGCTGA
- a CDS encoding LysR family transcriptional regulator has translation MNHFLAIEAFVRVAEASSFAEAARQLGVAGSIVTSRVQQLEKFIGTPLFHRSTRHVRLSEIGEAYYKDCAEAVSQLNSLTDQMRDLKGTPTGRLRIQMLPGYAIGHFGPLLHEFTQRYPGIQLDIIVNDRVVDPVEEGFDVAFQIFPPISGALIEKRLFPVRRLFCATPDYLERRGTPLVPADLASHTTALYAGYPSRNRWVFTRGEESVTLELPGQVRSNSVHLLRDYAVSGACIVCLPTLVASEYLQSGRLVPVLTDYTLAPFSFAAVYPATQRQAVKVRLLVDFLVERMAGDPAWDVPLLARGWVS, from the coding sequence ATGAACCACTTCCTCGCCATCGAGGCCTTCGTGCGCGTGGCGGAAGCCAGCAGCTTCGCCGAAGCGGCGCGCCAGCTTGGCGTGGCCGGGTCCATCGTGACCAGCAGGGTCCAGCAACTGGAAAAGTTTATCGGCACGCCGCTCTTTCACCGCAGCACCAGGCATGTGCGGCTTTCCGAGATCGGAGAAGCCTATTACAAGGATTGCGCCGAGGCGGTGTCGCAACTCAATAGCCTGACCGACCAGATGCGCGACCTCAAGGGCACGCCAACGGGCAGGCTGCGCATCCAGATGCTGCCCGGCTATGCCATCGGACATTTCGGACCGTTGCTGCATGAGTTCACGCAGCGCTATCCCGGCATCCAGCTCGACATCATCGTCAATGACCGTGTCGTCGATCCGGTCGAAGAGGGCTTCGACGTGGCGTTCCAGATCTTCCCGCCGATCTCCGGTGCGCTGATCGAGAAACGCCTGTTTCCGGTCCGGCGCCTGTTCTGCGCCACGCCGGATTACCTGGAGCGGCGTGGCACGCCGCTGGTACCGGCCGACCTGGCGAGCCATACCACGGCGCTTTACGCTGGTTATCCATCGCGCAATCGCTGGGTCTTCACACGCGGGGAGGAATCGGTGACGCTGGAGCTGCCAGGCCAGGTGCGTTCCAACTCGGTGCACCTGCTGCGCGACTATGCGGTCTCGGGTGCCTGCATTGTCTGCCTGCCGACGCTCGTCGCCAGCGAATACCTTCAAAGCGGTCGGCTGGTGCCGGTGCTCACCGACTACACGCTGGCGCCCTTTTCCTTCGCCGCGGTCTATCCCGCCACGCAGCGTCAGGCCGTCAAGGTGCGCTTGCTGGTGGATTTCCTGGTTGAACGCATGGCAGGGGATCCTGCCTGGGACGTGCCGCTGCTCGCGCGCGGCTGGGTCAGCTGA
- a CDS encoding hydroxyquinol 1,2-dioxygenase, protein MNPTFKTHFGSLAHYSKGNIEVTQGEARHYVFSNVFEVASKSAPYERVVVGKNLEYVVETVRAEGESPWFACAHDEFVIAMDGEVRVDFVALDQSLVQADGAVLAEPAGPTMGYVVLRQGHQSLLPAGCAYRFSTAEACTLLLQGKLGALSVQKWADICLH, encoded by the coding sequence ATGAATCCCACCTTCAAGACCCATTTCGGATCCCTTGCCCATTACAGCAAGGGCAACATCGAAGTCACCCAGGGCGAGGCCCGTCACTACGTCTTTTCCAATGTGTTCGAGGTGGCGTCGAAGTCCGCGCCGTATGAGCGTGTCGTAGTCGGCAAGAACCTGGAGTATGTAGTCGAGACCGTGCGCGCCGAAGGCGAGTCGCCGTGGTTCGCTTGTGCGCATGACGAGTTCGTGATTGCCATGGATGGCGAAGTGCGCGTCGATTTCGTCGCGCTGGACCAGTCGCTTGTGCAAGCCGATGGCGCCGTGCTTGCGGAGCCCGCCGGCCCCACGATGGGCTACGTGGTGCTGCGTCAGGGCCATCAGAGCCTGCTGCCCGCCGGCTGCGCCTACCGGTTCAGCACCGCCGAGGCCTGCACGCTGCTATTGCAAGGCAAGCTCGGCGCGCTTTCCGTCCAGAAATGGGCGGACATCTGCCTGCACTGA
- a CDS encoding hydroxyquinol 1,2-dioxygenase codes for MAMLDLADKPGTAKGFAADKVQASAPDPVTGYRTFTLGAFRFTRDGYFATIQWPSRGQTRTHAIPADAFLRAMMRDVAWGFFYGWVNFDHVFGTRNHYGKVDVYAGAFNGVMKDAGVDYTETFDTPLIMATFKAILHDWTNEGFDPFAAPEETGSAFGNKHGDNGQAIERTRIATRRMPGLPDDSPLRDELPVNRAFLDVPQDEPTVHCEPGFEGQLHAFNLFKYLSRSDVTWNPSVTSVCGHSLFCPTTEEYILPVFHGNDRVEWFLQLSDEIIWDIGDKNTGAPRARITMRAGDICAMPADIRHQGYSTKRSMLLVWENATPNLPKRYESGELKPYPVDF; via the coding sequence ATGGCAATGCTCGACCTCGCAGACAAGCCCGGAACCGCCAAGGGCTTCGCCGCCGACAAGGTCCAGGCCAGCGCGCCCGACCCCGTCACCGGCTATCGCACCTTCACGCTGGGTGCCTTCCGATTTACGCGTGACGGCTATTTCGCCACCATCCAATGGCCGTCGCGCGGCCAGACCCGCACCCACGCCATCCCGGCCGACGCCTTCCTGCGCGCCATGATGCGCGACGTGGCGTGGGGCTTCTTCTACGGCTGGGTGAATTTCGATCATGTATTCGGCACGCGCAACCACTATGGCAAGGTCGATGTCTACGCCGGCGCATTCAACGGGGTCATGAAGGATGCGGGCGTCGATTACACCGAGACCTTCGATACGCCGCTGATCATGGCGACCTTCAAGGCCATCCTGCATGACTGGACCAATGAGGGCTTCGATCCTTTTGCCGCGCCGGAAGAAACCGGGTCCGCTTTTGGCAACAAGCACGGTGACAATGGCCAGGCGATCGAGCGCACGCGCATTGCCACGCGCCGCATGCCCGGCCTTCCCGATGACTCGCCGCTGCGCGATGAGCTGCCCGTCAACCGGGCTTTCCTGGACGTACCGCAAGACGAACCCACGGTGCATTGCGAGCCCGGGTTCGAAGGCCAGCTCCATGCGTTCAACCTGTTCAAGTACCTGTCGCGCTCGGACGTGACGTGGAATCCGTCCGTGACATCGGTGTGCGGCCATAGCTTGTTCTGCCCCACCACCGAGGAATACATCCTGCCAGTCTTCCACGGCAATGACCGCGTCGAATGGTTCCTGCAACTGTCGGACGAGATCATCTGGGACATCGGCGACAAGAACACCGGCGCTCCACGTGCGCGCATCACGATGCGTGCCGGCGACATCTGCGCCATGCCGGCCGATATCCGGCATCAGGGCTATTCGACCAAGCGCTCGATGCTGCTGGTGTGGGAGAACGCCACGCCGAACCTGCCCAAGCGCTATGAAAGCGGGGAGCTGAAGCCGTACCCGGTGGACTTCTGA
- a CDS encoding aldehyde dehydrogenase family protein, which yields MQNKLFINGRFVDALGGGTIDVLNPHDGSRITAIAAAEAADVDAAVEAARRAFPLWSRMAAAERGRLLLKLADAIEAHTEELAQLESLDTGHPIRDSRALDVPRTAACFRYFGGMADKLQGSVIPVEAGFLNYVQRAPIGVVGQIVPWNFPLMFTSWKMGPALAAGNTVVIKPSELTPLSSLRIAELMAEVGFPPGVVNMVPGYGHTAGQRLAEHPGVGKIAFTGSTATGRRIVEASKGNLKRVQLELGGKGANIVFDDADLDAAINGAAWAIFHNQGQACIAGSRLVLHERIADAFLERFGALAASIRLGNPLDPETEMGPLTSAQHRDKVLSYAGVAKEQGGRVLTGGKAPVLAGLEKGYYVEPTIVEAKPHDRVAQEEVFGPFVTVLRFGSDEEALAIANATEYGLGSGLWTRDLSRAHKMANSIDAGMCWINCYKRVNPGSPFGGIGQSGYGREMGFEAMHDYTEARSVWVNVDATVPPHFKR from the coding sequence ATGCAGAACAAACTCTTCATCAACGGCCGCTTTGTCGACGCGCTCGGCGGTGGCACGATCGACGTGCTGAACCCCCACGACGGCAGCCGCATTACCGCCATTGCCGCGGCCGAGGCGGCCGACGTCGACGCGGCGGTGGAAGCCGCGCGCCGCGCCTTCCCGCTCTGGTCACGTATGGCAGCCGCCGAGCGTGGACGCCTGTTGCTGAAGCTGGCCGATGCCATCGAAGCCCACACCGAGGAACTGGCGCAGCTGGAATCGCTGGACACCGGACACCCCATCCGTGATTCCCGTGCGCTGGACGTGCCGCGCACGGCCGCCTGCTTCCGCTACTTCGGCGGCATGGCAGACAAGCTGCAGGGATCGGTCATCCCCGTGGAAGCGGGCTTCCTCAATTACGTGCAACGCGCGCCCATCGGTGTGGTGGGGCAGATCGTGCCGTGGAACTTCCCGCTGATGTTCACCAGCTGGAAGATGGGTCCGGCGCTGGCGGCCGGCAATACCGTGGTGATCAAGCCGTCGGAACTGACGCCGCTGTCGTCTCTGCGCATTGCCGAGCTGATGGCCGAAGTCGGCTTCCCGCCTGGCGTGGTCAACATGGTGCCTGGCTATGGGCATACTGCCGGACAGCGTCTCGCCGAGCACCCTGGCGTGGGCAAGATCGCCTTTACCGGTTCGACCGCTACGGGACGGCGTATCGTCGAGGCCTCGAAGGGCAATCTCAAGCGCGTTCAGCTTGAACTCGGCGGCAAGGGCGCCAACATCGTGTTTGACGATGCCGACCTGGACGCAGCCATCAATGGCGCTGCGTGGGCCATCTTCCATAACCAGGGACAGGCCTGCATTGCCGGTTCGCGCCTGGTGCTGCATGAGCGGATCGCCGATGCCTTCCTTGAGCGCTTTGGCGCATTGGCGGCTTCGATCCGCCTGGGCAACCCGCTCGACCCGGAAACCGAAATGGGACCGCTGACCTCGGCGCAGCATCGCGACAAGGTGCTGTCCTATGCCGGCGTGGCGAAGGAGCAGGGCGGCCGGGTGCTCACTGGCGGCAAGGCGCCGGTGCTGGCCGGGCTGGAGAAGGGCTATTACGTCGAGCCGACTATCGTCGAAGCGAAGCCGCACGACCGCGTGGCGCAGGAGGAAGTTTTCGGTCCCTTCGTCACCGTGCTGCGCTTCGGCAGCGACGAGGAGGCGCTCGCCATCGCCAACGCGACCGAGTATGGCCTGGGCAGCGGCCTGTGGACGCGCGACCTGAGCCGTGCCCACAAGATGGCCAACAGCATCGATGCCGGCATGTGCTGGATCAACTGCTACAAGCGGGTGAATCCGGGCAGCCCCTTCGGCGGCATTGGCCAGTCAGGCTATGGTCGGGAAATGGGCTTCGAAGCCATGCACGACTACACCGAGGCACGCTCGGTGTGGGTCAATGTTGACGCGACCGTGCCGCCGCACTTCAAGCGCTAA
- a CDS encoding maleylacetate reductase produces the protein MQGFVYQSAPSRVVFGAGALAQLPDEVARLGARRALVLTTPEQRGLGERVAGLLGDRAAGVHAEAVMHVPVEVARAARAAAARLGADCYVAVGGGSTIGLGKAIALESAQPIIAVPTTYAGSEVTPVYGLTEGRLKTTGRDARVLPRTVVYDAELTLTLPAEISAASGMNAMAHAVEALYAKDANPIISLMADESIRALAQALPAVVRRPNDITARGQALYGAWLAGVCLGNVGMALHHKLCHTLGGTFNLPHAQTHAVMLPHTAHYNHRAAPQALQRVARALGGGQAADAGPLLYRLNQALGIPSGLSALGMPDAGLAEAATLACANPYDNPAPVERAAILALLGRAWRGETPA, from the coding sequence ATGCAGGGTTTTGTCTACCAGTCCGCGCCGTCGCGCGTCGTGTTCGGCGCGGGGGCGTTGGCGCAGTTGCCGGATGAGGTGGCGCGACTCGGCGCCCGGCGAGCGCTGGTGCTGACCACGCCCGAACAGCGCGGCCTGGGCGAGCGTGTGGCCGGGCTGCTGGGCGACCGCGCCGCCGGCGTGCATGCCGAGGCGGTGATGCATGTGCCGGTCGAGGTTGCCCGCGCCGCGCGTGCAGCGGCGGCACGGCTCGGCGCGGATTGCTACGTAGCCGTCGGCGGCGGTTCCACCATCGGGCTGGGCAAGGCCATTGCACTGGAATCCGCGCAGCCCATCATCGCCGTTCCCACCACGTATGCGGGGTCGGAAGTCACGCCTGTCTACGGTCTTACCGAAGGACGGCTCAAGACCACCGGGCGCGATGCGCGAGTCCTGCCGCGCACGGTGGTTTACGACGCGGAACTCACGCTGACGCTGCCCGCGGAGATATCGGCCGCTTCCGGCATGAATGCCATGGCCCATGCGGTCGAAGCACTGTACGCGAAGGATGCGAACCCGATCATCAGCCTGATGGCTGACGAATCCATCCGCGCGCTCGCGCAGGCGTTGCCGGCGGTGGTGCGGCGCCCGAACGACATCACGGCACGCGGGCAGGCCCTGTACGGCGCCTGGCTTGCCGGTGTATGCCTGGGCAACGTCGGCATGGCACTGCACCACAAGCTCTGCCATACGCTGGGCGGCACCTTCAATCTGCCGCATGCGCAAACGCACGCCGTGATGCTGCCGCACACCGCGCACTACAACCACCGGGCCGCGCCGCAGGCGCTGCAGCGCGTCGCGCGCGCGCTGGGGGGCGGGCAGGCGGCGGATGCCGGCCCCTTGCTATACCGACTCAACCAGGCGCTGGGCATTCCGTCAGGCCTGTCGGCCCTGGGCATGCCGGACGCAGGTCTGGCGGAGGCCGCCACGCTGGCCTGTGCCAACCCCTACGACAACCCGGCGCCGGTGGAGCGCGCAGCGATCCTCGCACTGCTTGGACGCGCGTGGCGTGGCGAAACCCCGGCCTGA
- a CDS encoding intradiol ring-cleavage dioxygenase, whose product METRHTEADITEQVVARLANTPDARLKTLMQALVRHLHAYVREVEPTEEEWFAAIRFLTETGKMCDGLVRQEFILLSDTLGVSMLVDAINHRASGATDTTVFGPFYIPGMPERGCGESMAETAGTPALVHGYVRSTDGTPVAGAVLDIWQTASNGMYSGQDTEQPEGNLRGRYRTDADGYYAIRTIVPVSYPVPTDGPVGRMLNATGRHPWRPAHLHFMIDAPGHRKLVTHLFNQGDPYLDSDAVFGVKPSLQVAYEERPAAHELASRFGIEGAFREARYDFVLASR is encoded by the coding sequence ATGGAGACAAGGCATACCGAGGCCGATATCACCGAGCAGGTGGTCGCGCGCCTCGCCAATACGCCCGACGCGCGCCTGAAGACCCTGATGCAGGCTCTGGTGCGTCACCTGCACGCCTATGTGCGCGAGGTCGAGCCCACCGAGGAAGAATGGTTTGCCGCCATCCGCTTCCTGACCGAAACCGGCAAGATGTGCGACGGCCTGGTGCGACAGGAATTCATCCTGCTCTCCGACACGCTCGGTGTATCGATGCTGGTCGATGCGATCAACCACCGCGCCAGCGGCGCGACTGACACCACCGTGTTCGGGCCGTTCTACATCCCGGGCATGCCGGAGCGCGGATGCGGAGAAAGCATGGCCGAAACCGCCGGCACCCCCGCGCTGGTGCATGGCTACGTCCGCTCCACCGACGGCACGCCTGTGGCCGGTGCCGTGCTCGACATCTGGCAGACCGCCAGCAACGGCATGTATTCCGGGCAGGACACTGAGCAGCCCGAGGGCAACCTGCGTGGACGATATCGCACCGACGCGGACGGCTACTACGCGATCCGCACCATTGTGCCGGTCAGCTACCCGGTGCCGACCGATGGACCGGTGGGGCGCATGTTGAACGCCACCGGCCGCCATCCGTGGCGGCCCGCGCACCTGCATTTCATGATCGATGCGCCCGGGCACCGCAAGCTGGTCACGCATCTGTTCAACCAGGGTGACCCGTACCTCGATTCGGATGCCGTGTTTGGCGTCAAGCCATCGCTGCAAGTTGCCTATGAGGAGCGCCCGGCCGCACACGAGCTCGCCAGCCGCTTTGGCATCGAGGGCGCGTTCCGCGAAGCGCGCTATGACTTCGTGCTCGCGTCACGGTAA
- a CDS encoding YciI family protein, with the protein MSRYYAIFATDKPGMRAIRERVRPAHRAYLHSADRHSVFVRLGGPTLDASGDAMNGTLLVIEAEHIEDVERFLHGDPYMHAGLFERIEIRPWDWSLGNPERRV; encoded by the coding sequence ATGTCACGCTACTACGCCATCTTCGCCACCGACAAGCCCGGCATGCGCGCCATACGCGAGCGGGTGCGCCCGGCACACCGGGCTTACTTGCACAGCGCTGACCGCCACAGTGTATTTGTTCGACTCGGCGGTCCGACACTGGACGCGTCGGGCGATGCCATGAACGGCACGCTCCTCGTCATCGAGGCCGAGCATATCGAGGACGTGGAGCGCTTTTTGCACGGCGATCCGTACATGCACGCCGGGCTGTTCGAACGCATCGAGATCCGCCCATGGGACTGGAGCCTGGGCAACCCGGAACGCAGGGTCTAG
- a CDS encoding Rieske 2Fe-2S domain-containing protein translates to MESVLLCRLDAVPDGGACVASTGHSGDVVVVRRGQRAWAYINRCPHFSVCLDYEPGDVLTYDQQVLMCAHHSALFRFEDGQCIEGPCAGAALTSVPVQIVDGEIRCWSP, encoded by the coding sequence ATGGAATCCGTTTTGCTCTGCAGACTGGATGCGGTGCCGGACGGCGGTGCCTGCGTGGCAAGCACCGGCCATTCCGGGGATGTGGTGGTCGTACGCCGCGGGCAGCGGGCATGGGCCTACATCAACCGCTGTCCGCATTTTTCGGTATGCCTGGACTACGAGCCCGGTGACGTGCTTACCTATGACCAACAGGTGCTGATGTGCGCGCACCACAGCGCCCTGTTCCGTTTCGAGGACGGCCAATGCATCGAAGGACCGTGCGCCGGCGCAGCGTTGACGTCCGTTCCGGTGCAGATCGTGGACGGTGAAATCCGATGCTGGTCCCCCTGA